A single window of Engraulis encrasicolus isolate BLACKSEA-1 chromosome 20, IST_EnEncr_1.0, whole genome shotgun sequence DNA harbors:
- the LOC134436034 gene encoding zinc-binding protein A33-like: MASNFEEDLTCPLCCDIYKDPVILTCAHSACKACLRQFWEGKGCRECPYCRRKCSKNFDVPNIALRNLCETFLQERSQRASAGSEVLCSLHSEKLKAFCLDDKETVCWVCRDSKKHKNHNIRPIDEAAPEHKGELKIKLQPLQGELKKLEDVKLLCDQTAAHIKTQVHTTEKQIKEEFEKLHQFLRDEEAARISALREEEEQKTQMMKEKIEKLSREISSLSGSIRAIEEEMEADDVTFLQNYKSTVKRAQCTQQNPEKLSGALINVAKHLGNLKFRVWEKMQEIVQFTPVTLDPNTAHPELILSEDLTSVRHVDEKQQLPGNPERVDKYRCLLGSEGFNSGTHCWDVEVGDNTYWSVGVMAESLQRKGDFLSLSGWWNVYYDYGKYRAYAPPQPSTLLTMKQKPQRIRVQLDWDRGKLSFSDPDNNTHLHTFTHTFTERLFPYLNTISKVCPLRMLPVKTSIRVEQHR, from the exons ATGGCATCAAATTTTGAAGAAGATCTTACTTGTCCTTTGTGCTGTGACATCTACAAGGATCCTGTCATACTGACGTGTGCTCACAGTGCGTGTAAGGCCTGTCTGCGGCAGTTCTGGGAGGGGAAAGGATGCAGAGAATGTCCCTACTGCAGGAGAAAATGCTCAAAAAACTTTGATGTCCCAAACATTGCGTTAAGGAACCTGTGTGAGACCTTCCtacaggagaggagtcagagagcttcagcagggtctgaggtgctctgcagtctgcacagtgagaaactcaagGCCTTCTGTTTGGACGATAAAGAAACAGTGTGCTGGGTTTGTCGAGACTCAAAGAAACACAAAAATCACaacattaggcccatagatgaagCAGCACCTGAACACAAG GGAGAGCTCAAGATCAAATTGCAGCCTTTACAAGGGGAACTGAAGAAATTAGAAGATGTTAAACTCCTCTGTGACCAAACTGCAGCTCACATTAAG accCAGGTCCATACCACTGAGAAGCAGATCaaggaggagtttgagaagcttcaccagtttctacgagatgaagaggccGCCAGGATatctgcactgagggaggaagaggagcagaagactcagatgatgaaggagaagattgaaaagctgagcagagagatctcatctctttcaggatcaatcagagccatagaagaggagatggaagctgatgatgtcacttTCCTGCAG aactacaagagcacagtgaaaag agcccagtgcacacagcagaatccagagaagctttcaggagctctgatcaatgtggcaaagcacctgggcaacttgaagttcagagtctgggagaaaatgcaggagattgttcagttca ctcctgttactctggaccccaacactgcacacccagaactgatcctgtctgaggatctgaccagtgtgagacATGTTGATGAGAAACAGCAGCTTCCTGGTAATCCAGAGAGAGTTGATAAGTATCGCTGTCtcctgggctctgagggctttaactcagggacacactgctgggatgtggaggttggggacaaCACATATTGGAGTGTGGGTGTGATggcagagtctctccagaggaagggagactTCTTATCCTTGAGTGGGTGGTGGAATGTGTATTATGATTATGGTAAATATAGAGCGTATGCCCCACCACagccctccactctcctcacaaTGAAGCAGAAaccccagaggatcagagtgcagctggactgggacagaggaaagctgtcattctctgatcctgataataacacacatttacacaccttcacacacactttcactgagagatTGTTTCCATATTTGAATACTATTTCTAAAGTATGTCCTCTGAGGATGCTACCAGTGAAGACCTCGATAAGAGTAGAGCAGCACAGAtag